Within the Echinicola sp. 20G genome, the region ATGGAAAAGATCCAATTGCCTATATCAACAGCTTTAAGATCGGAAATAAAAACTGAAAAAGCAGCCTTCCCAAAGTGGTCACCTTGGCTCTAGGGAGGCCGCTGACTATCCTTGAACCTCCTAAACTGTTCAAACCATGAAAGACAAAACCATCAAAACCATGAGATTCTTTGGCCTTGGCTTTTTGGAGCCATTGCTTAAAGCGCTGAGTGGTGAAGAAACTCAGAAAAATCTTACCGAATTTATTAAGAAAACCCTCTTCCCAATCGCTTCTATCTTACTGTTTATCTTGGTTTGGCATTTGGGGGCTTCAGCACTGTATAACAAGGAAGCAGAAGCCAGAATTGAAAAAGCCAAAACTGAACAAGGCGAGGAAGCCGCAAAGGCCATGGCTGACTGTATTGCTTCTGGCGATGTCAGTTGTCAGCCTAACACACTTCCATCCCCAAAGCAGGTATATCAGGCCTATATTGCCCTTTGGAAAGACCATTTACAGATTTCTGAAAACAAAAGTGACTTCAGGGAAAAAGTAGCTGATACCAATGCCCAGCGGGAGGAACAAGGCCTGTCTCCTATCACCTACACAGGGCGTCCTTCCTTTTTGGATCAGATAGGAACAAGCCTAAAAACGGTGGCCGCAGGATTCCTGCTTGCATTGTTTATCGCTGTTCCCATTGGGATCATTATCGGTCTGAGCGATGTGCTCCGAAACTCCTTCAATTGGCTAATCCAAATCTTAAAGCCTGTATCACCTGTCGTTTGGCTGTTATTGGTTTTTATGATTGTCAAAACGGTAATTACTGATCCCAATATGGACAAGTCTTTTATCATTTCTTTTATCAGCGTGGGCTTGTGTGCCATGTGGGCCACCCTTGTCAATACCAGCATGGGAGTGGCCACAGTAGACAAAGATTACATCAATGTCTCCAAAGTATTAAAGCTTAGCATCGGTAAGCAAATCTTTAAAATCATCCTCCCAGCTTCCTTCCCGTTGATCTTTACAGGTCTTAGGATTACAGTTTCGGTAGCATGGATGGTTTTGATTGCCATTGAGCTACTTGCCCAAAGCCCAGGACTAGGGTCTTTTGTTTGGGAAGAATTCCAAAACGGAGCCAGTGACTCCAACGCCAAAATCATTGTGGCCATGTTTGTGATAGGCATTATCGGGTTTCTATTGGACAGGATCATGCTAACTGTACAAAATTTCATGACATTTAGTAAAGCGTAAAACCATGCCCATCTTAGAACTTAAAAACGTCAGCAAATCCTATGGTACCAGCACTTCAAAAGTGGACGTACTTAGTAATATCAACCTCAGTGTAGAAGAAGGAGAGTTTGTGGCCATTGTAGGTTTTTCCGGGAGTGGCAAAACTACACTGATCAACATGATCAATGGGCTACAATTTCCAGATGAGGGACAGGTTCTCCTGCATGGAAATCCTGTCATTGGCCCTGGTCCTGACAGAGGTGTCATTTTCCAAAACTATTCTCTCTTGCCTTGGCTGAATGTATTCAAAAACATCAAGCTATCTGTGGATGAAGCATTTCCAAACTTATCAAAACAAGAAATAGAAAAACATATCAACAAGTACATCGAAATGGTTAATCTAAGCCATGCCGCTCATAAATATCCTAAGGAATTATCAGGCGGGATGAGACAGCGGGTATCTGTCGCCAGGGCTTTGGCTATGAACCCTGAAATATTATTGATGGATGAACCTCTAAGTGCCCTTGATGCCCTAACAAGAGGCACCTTACAGGAGGAAATTATTAAAATTTGGAGCAAAGATAAAAAGACTGCTATCCTGATTACCAATGATGTCGATGAGGGAATACTCATGGCGGATCGGATAATCCCATTGACCCCAGGCCCAAAGGCTACGCTTGGCCCAGAATTCAAAATTAATTTTAAAAGGCCAAGGGATGTAACTGAGATCAATAAAGATCCTCACTACAAAAGGTTGAGAAATGATATTCTTGAATATTTGATAGAAGTAGGAACTACCAGAAAGCAAACCAGTGATCAGAAATACATCCTCCCTGACTTGAAACCAGTCATGCCTGGTAGGGTATTCTTCGGAAGAAAGAAGAAAAACGAAAAAGTGAAATACTTCTAATCCAAAGCGCAACCATTATGAACGCAATGCTCAGTAAAGAAAACTTACATATCCCTCACCTTAACAATCAACCAGAAATGTTGGTTTGTGAGGAACTACGTAAAGTGTACCCTACACCAAAGGGGGATTACGTAGTTTTAGATGATCTTCACTTGTCCATTAAAAAAGGAGAATTCGTGTCTATTATTGGACATTCCGGCTGTGGAAAGTCCACCTTGCTTACTATGATTGCTGGCCTAAATGATGTCAGTGGTGGCAAAATCCAAGTAGATCAAGAACCTATCTCTGGAGCAGGACCAGACCGAGCAGTAGTCTTCCAATCTCCAAGCTTGTTACCTTGGCTAACCGCTCTGCAGAATGTTATGATAGGCGTAAAGCAGGTATTTCCTCATGCCAGCAAAGCGGAAAAACTGGACATTTGTAAATACTATTTGGACAAAGTTGGCTTGGGAAATGATTTTGATAAAAAAGCCACTTCATTGTCACAAGGTATGCAACAACGGGTAGGCATTGCCAGGGCCTTTGCGCTGAAACCTAAAATCCTTTTACTGGATGAACCTTTTGGGATGCTGGATTCATTGACCAGAGGAGAGTTGCAAGATGTGCTTTTGGAAATATGGCAAAAGGAAAAAATCACCGCCGTTGCCATCACCCATGACGTAGATGAATCTATTTTTCTGGCAGATCGTGTCATCATGATGACCAGTGGTCCTTATGCCAAAATTGGCGATGAACTAGTCATTCCCTTTGAAAGACCCCGCATAAGAAAAGAAGTTTTGGAACACCCAGCATACTATGATTACCGAGGATACCTGATGGACTTCCTCAACCATTAAACCATACCTATTCAGGTCACTACTAATTCCATGAAGGAAAATCATAATGGTTTTCCTTTCATTTTATTAAATTCCTAACTTGCCACCTTTCTTACCTATGCCCGTAAAATATTTAGCATGGAAAACTGGTTGCAAGAAACGATTTTGGAAGGGGATAAAGTCAAATTGATTCCTTTACAAAAATCCCATAGAAACGAACTTTTGGAGGTCGCTTTGGACGGTAAACTTTGGGAACTTTGGTTTACCTCAGTGCCATCT harbors:
- a CDS encoding ABC transporter permease, yielding MKDKTIKTMRFFGLGFLEPLLKALSGEETQKNLTEFIKKTLFPIASILLFILVWHLGASALYNKEAEARIEKAKTEQGEEAAKAMADCIASGDVSCQPNTLPSPKQVYQAYIALWKDHLQISENKSDFREKVADTNAQREEQGLSPITYTGRPSFLDQIGTSLKTVAAGFLLALFIAVPIGIIIGLSDVLRNSFNWLIQILKPVSPVVWLLLVFMIVKTVITDPNMDKSFIISFISVGLCAMWATLVNTSMGVATVDKDYINVSKVLKLSIGKQIFKIILPASFPLIFTGLRITVSVAWMVLIAIELLAQSPGLGSFVWEEFQNGASDSNAKIIVAMFVIGIIGFLLDRIMLTVQNFMTFSKA
- a CDS encoding ABC transporter ATP-binding protein, whose translation is MPILELKNVSKSYGTSTSKVDVLSNINLSVEEGEFVAIVGFSGSGKTTLINMINGLQFPDEGQVLLHGNPVIGPGPDRGVIFQNYSLLPWLNVFKNIKLSVDEAFPNLSKQEIEKHINKYIEMVNLSHAAHKYPKELSGGMRQRVSVARALAMNPEILLMDEPLSALDALTRGTLQEEIIKIWSKDKKTAILITNDVDEGILMADRIIPLTPGPKATLGPEFKINFKRPRDVTEINKDPHYKRLRNDILEYLIEVGTTRKQTSDQKYILPDLKPVMPGRVFFGRKKKNEKVKYF
- a CDS encoding ABC transporter ATP-binding protein — protein: MNAMLSKENLHIPHLNNQPEMLVCEELRKVYPTPKGDYVVLDDLHLSIKKGEFVSIIGHSGCGKSTLLTMIAGLNDVSGGKIQVDQEPISGAGPDRAVVFQSPSLLPWLTALQNVMIGVKQVFPHASKAEKLDICKYYLDKVGLGNDFDKKATSLSQGMQQRVGIARAFALKPKILLLDEPFGMLDSLTRGELQDVLLEIWQKEKITAVAITHDVDESIFLADRVIMMTSGPYAKIGDELVIPFERPRIRKEVLEHPAYYDYRGYLMDFLNH